The following proteins come from a genomic window of Methanocella conradii HZ254:
- a CDS encoding pyridoxamine 5'-phosphate oxidase family protein has product MPATRYLPELSEKEMLEMLEAERVGRLGLNDEPQPYVVPTDFVYKGGAIYIHSPADGKKASLARKDRHVCFEVDWHNDDVTEYRSVIIRGDIAEVFDDGERREAMRALAEKAARSSKWRAHTGRGSGSIAIFKITIKEMTGIKSPDGGHP; this is encoded by the coding sequence ATGCCGGCAACGCGATACCTTCCAGAGCTTTCGGAAAAAGAGATGCTGGAGATGCTTGAGGCGGAGCGTGTGGGCCGCCTTGGGCTAAACGATGAGCCCCAGCCTTACGTGGTGCCCACAGATTTCGTGTACAAGGGCGGGGCCATCTATATTCACTCGCCTGCCGATGGAAAGAAAGCTTCGCTGGCCCGTAAGGACCGGCACGTCTGCTTCGAGGTGGACTGGCATAACGATGACGTGACTGAGTACAGGAGCGTCATAATACGGGGCGACATCGCGGAGGTATTCGATGATGGCGAGAGGCGGGAGGCCATGCGTGCCCTGGCCGAAAAGGCGGCGAGGTCGAGTAAGTGGCGGGCCCATACAGGCCGGGGGTCGGGCTCGATAGCCATCTTTAAGATTACCATAAAGGAGATGACGGGGATTAAGTCGCCGGATGGCGGCCACCCATGA
- the mtnP gene encoding S-methyl-5'-thioadenosine phosphorylase, whose translation MPTLAVIGGTGIYEMAGISLIEKRLIATRYGEVKVSIYATGGEEFAFLPRHGEGHTCPPHKVNYRANIMALKGLGVERIIAVCSVGSLKREIMPGDLVLVDQFLDFTKSRPSTFFDDEAIHVDTTEPYCAEMRAVMGEVPTRGFRLHKKGTYVCVEGPRFETAAEIKMYAALGGDVVGMTGVPECVLAREVGMCYACVAVVTNYAAGISDKPLSHEEVIAEMKRMGASLQAYVVDCLMRVPPKVGCSCKKPAKPS comes from the coding sequence ATGCCAACGCTGGCCGTGATTGGAGGCACCGGCATATATGAAATGGCCGGCATAAGCCTTATCGAAAAGAGGCTTATCGCTACGAGGTATGGCGAGGTAAAAGTTTCAATTTATGCCACTGGTGGCGAAGAGTTCGCGTTTTTGCCCAGGCATGGAGAAGGCCATACGTGCCCGCCACATAAGGTTAATTACCGCGCTAACATAATGGCGCTAAAGGGACTGGGCGTTGAGCGCATAATCGCCGTATGCTCTGTTGGCAGCCTTAAAAGGGAGATAATGCCTGGCGACCTCGTCCTCGTTGACCAGTTTTTGGACTTTACAAAGTCGAGGCCTTCGACGTTTTTCGATGATGAGGCCATTCATGTGGATACGACTGAGCCTTATTGTGCCGAGATGAGGGCAGTCATGGGCGAGGTACCCACACGAGGTTTTCGCCTGCATAAAAAAGGCACATATGTGTGCGTGGAAGGCCCGAGGTTTGAGACCGCTGCCGAGATAAAGATGTATGCCGCCCTGGGGGGCGATGTGGTCGGCATGACGGGCGTTCCCGAGTGTGTCCTGGCCCGTGAGGTGGGCATGTGCTATGCGTGCGTGGCCGTAGTGACCAATTATGCCGCCGGCATCAGCGATAAGCCCTTATCCCACGAGGAGGTCATTGCTGAGATGAAAAGGATGGGCGCCTCTCTTCAGGCCTATGTGGTCGATTGCCTTATGCGCGTACCCCCAAAAGTCGGCTGCTCGTGTAAAAAGCCGGCGAAGCCTTCGTGA
- a CDS encoding class I SAM-dependent methyltransferase: protein MWCDRMVYAGVEAGPGKRRFSYLDLLASIGSAKHIGGKGATETLINEAGIRPGSLVLDVGCGMGKTSCMLAKERGCHVIGLDIMPRMVRESRERARRLGVDDKAAFLRCDARSLPFKPETFDAVIVESVTIFVEEVEKALAEYRRVVKNGGAVCDNEVCVTRDAMGKMVDRLDDLKSIFTAFCSMTSKGILTFEDWKELYEKLFGNVRASHHLLDMSVEMETRREDGLKSIAAGIKSMWLYMTNPEARKIIDEGRKMMSFQGEFGYGLFVSHKRG from the coding sequence ATGTGGTGTGACAGGATGGTTTACGCTGGCGTTGAGGCTGGGCCTGGCAAGCGCAGGTTTTCGTACCTAGACCTTTTAGCTTCCATAGGCTCTGCAAAGCATATTGGGGGGAAGGGTGCCACCGAGACGTTAATTAATGAGGCGGGTATCCGGCCTGGGTCTCTCGTTTTGGACGTGGGCTGCGGCATGGGCAAGACGTCGTGCATGCTGGCAAAGGAGAGGGGATGCCACGTGATAGGGCTCGACATCATGCCCAGAATGGTCAGAGAATCGAGGGAGCGGGCCAGGCGGCTTGGCGTCGACGATAAGGCCGCTTTTTTAAGGTGTGATGCCAGGAGCCTTCCGTTCAAGCCCGAGACGTTCGACGCCGTTATAGTGGAATCAGTCACGATTTTCGTGGAGGAGGTCGAGAAGGCGCTTGCGGAGTATCGCCGTGTGGTGAAAAATGGCGGCGCAGTCTGTGACAACGAGGTATGCGTAACAAGGGATGCCATGGGCAAAATGGTGGACAGGCTGGACGACCTCAAGTCGATATTCACGGCTTTCTGCTCCATGACCAGCAAGGGCATCCTCACGTTTGAGGACTGGAAGGAGCTGTACGAGAAACTTTTTGGTAACGTCAGGGCAAGCCACCACTTGCTCGACATGAGCGTGGAGATGGAGACGCGGAGAGAAGACGGCTTAAAGTCAATAGCGGCGGGCATCAAGTCAATGTGGCTTTACATGACCAACCCCGAGGCCAGGAAGATCATCGACGAGGGCCGTAAGATGATGTCTTTCCAGGGGGAGTTCGGGTATGGCCTTTTCGTCAGCCATAAACGGGGCTAA
- a CDS encoding carbonic anhydrase, with amino-acid sequence MEQLSLEKSVNTLAGKLSYNISYAKAATRAGKYDSILEGQHPDITLVTCSDSRVLERALDDEIGKVFSIKNIGNRVEPNLGSIEYGVGHLHTPILMILGHTGCGAIHASTRDVSGEHYRIIRSLEFIKPTVAEVQKLLIKKGGIAVYMADHPPWVKPVSEEAYFETLVTEANVDRQVEAVLNDDKIRELVYTGKLMVVGAIYDFKDIYSPEKGAVFVININGETDVEKLKRLNVLSSDGKVILDKIKRLLVY; translated from the coding sequence ATGGAGCAGTTATCTCTGGAGAAGAGCGTTAACACTTTGGCGGGTAAGCTGAGCTATAATATATCGTATGCTAAGGCTGCCACCAGAGCCGGCAAGTATGATTCTATTTTAGAAGGCCAGCACCCCGACATTACGCTGGTCACGTGCTCGGATTCCCGCGTCCTGGAGCGGGCGCTGGACGATGAGATTGGCAAGGTCTTCTCCATTAAAAATATTGGGAACAGGGTGGAGCCTAACCTGGGAAGCATCGAGTATGGCGTCGGCCATCTGCATACGCCCATACTCATGATACTCGGGCACACTGGCTGCGGCGCCATCCATGCATCGACCAGGGACGTCAGCGGAGAGCACTACCGCATCATTCGCTCGCTAGAGTTTATCAAGCCCACGGTAGCGGAAGTGCAAAAGCTGCTCATTAAGAAGGGCGGCATCGCCGTGTACATGGCCGATCACCCGCCGTGGGTGAAGCCGGTCAGCGAGGAGGCGTATTTCGAGACGCTGGTGACCGAGGCGAACGTGGACAGGCAGGTGGAGGCCGTGCTTAACGACGATAAGATAAGGGAGCTGGTCTACACCGGCAAGCTCATGGTCGTCGGCGCCATCTACGACTTTAAGGATATATACTCGCCCGAGAAGGGCGCCGTGTTCGTCATCAACATCAATGGCGAGACCGACGTTGAAAAGCTTAAGAGGCTTAACGTTTTGAGCAGCGATGGCAAGGTTATACTGGACAAGATAAAGCGGCTGCTGGTCTATTAA
- a CDS encoding Coenzyme F420 hydrogenase/dehydrogenase, beta subunit C-terminal domain, with product MVKVKDMYYASTTSDAIKAKAECGGAITTLLQYALESKTVDAVLGVVRGADLFDGVPTLITSPADVIKTAGSLHCAPVNTGKFLAQYLDGAKNMRIAVAVKPCDVATIKELARRGKVNLANVLMIGVNCGGTMRPMPAREMIEKLYATSPDDVVKEEIDKGKFIIITKDHQHKEISIDELEDKGTGRRENCQRCETKIPREADLACGNWGVIGPMAGKATFVEVCSEKGAKLLEGAVNAKLLNITAPDPKGVEIREKTNGAMLKLGAKRQKVQFSKVASDPGFWAREFSRCIKCMGCVVHCPLQYDGKPRSPAYETKGVIPPALTYHLAKVAAEGGNCLNCGGCEDVCPMDIPVSKLYHDVKKRLEA from the coding sequence ATGGTGAAAGTTAAGGACATGTATTACGCCAGCACGACCAGCGATGCGATAAAGGCGAAGGCGGAGTGCGGTGGAGCTATCACGACTCTCCTGCAGTACGCCCTCGAGAGCAAGACTGTCGATGCCGTCCTGGGCGTGGTCAGGGGAGCGGACCTGTTCGACGGCGTGCCGACGCTCATAACGAGCCCGGCTGACGTGATAAAAACCGCGGGCTCGCTACACTGTGCACCCGTGAACACGGGTAAGTTCCTGGCGCAGTACCTCGACGGCGCGAAGAACATGAGGATCGCCGTTGCGGTCAAGCCCTGCGACGTCGCCACGATCAAGGAGCTCGCGAGGAGGGGCAAGGTCAACCTCGCTAACGTGCTCATGATCGGAGTGAACTGCGGCGGCACGATGCGCCCGATGCCGGCCCGCGAGATGATCGAGAAGCTCTACGCCACCAGCCCCGACGACGTGGTCAAGGAAGAGATCGACAAGGGCAAGTTTATCATCATAACCAAGGACCACCAGCACAAGGAGATCTCGATTGATGAGCTTGAGGATAAGGGCACTGGCAGGCGGGAGAACTGCCAGCGCTGTGAGACCAAGATACCGAGAGAGGCGGACCTGGCGTGCGGCAACTGGGGCGTCATAGGCCCGATGGCCGGTAAGGCCACGTTCGTGGAGGTCTGCAGCGAGAAGGGCGCGAAGCTACTCGAAGGCGCGGTGAATGCGAAGCTGTTGAACATAACCGCTCCGGACCCGAAGGGCGTCGAGATCCGTGAGAAGACAAACGGAGCGATGCTCAAGCTTGGCGCCAAAAGGCAGAAGGTCCAGTTCAGCAAGGTAGCGAGCGATCCGGGGTTCTGGGCGAGAGAGTTCAGCAGGTGCATAAAGTGCATGGGCTGTGTAGTGCACTGCCCGCTTCAGTATGACGGGAAGCCCAGGTCTCCTGCCTATGAGACGAAAGGGGTCATCCCGCCTGCGCTAACTTACCATTTGGCAAAGGTGGCAGCGGAGGGCGGCAACTGCCTTAACTGTGGCGGCTGTGAGGACGTCTGCCCGATGGACATACCCGTGTCCAAGCTGTACCATGACGTGAAGAAGAGGCTAGAAGCCTGA
- the fdhF gene encoding formate dehydrogenase subunit alpha: protein MDVKLVPTICPYCGCGCGLNLVVKDGKVVGVEPWKRHPVNEGKLCPKGNFAHEFIHRDDRLTTPLIKKNGKFEPATWDEALSLIASKFKEIKSKYGPDAMACFASARVTNEENYLMQKFARVALETANIDHCARLCHGTTVAGLAKSLGSGAMTNSIKDIEEAKTIFIIGSNTFEDHPLIARRVVRAKQAGATLIVADPRFNMTAKQADIYVQFRSGSDVALINAMMYVILSEGLEDKEFIKNRTKGFDALKEEVMKCPPEWAEPITGVPADTIRKIARLYATNKPSAIIYSMGVTQHSTGTDNVLSMSNLAMLTGNIGKRGSGVNPLRGQNNVQGACDMGALPNVVTGYQAVINPELRAKVCGVWGVKDIPGKVGLTIVEVMNAAEEGKVKSLYIMGENPMISDPDVNHVEHALKKLEFLVVQDIFMTETAALAHVVLPAASFAEKDGTFTNTERRVQLLRPAVKPPGQAKPDWEIICLLAQKMGVKGFDFKSQEEVFEEIRKVTPQYAGMTYERLRKPEALHWPCPDTSHPGTPILHMAKFSHPDGLGIFFGVPFKYQAERPDAEYPLILTTGRILFHYHTGSMTRRSPTLDNEVKTGFVEINTEDAKALGVKDGDKVKVKTRRGEIEIAARVTPNIMKGIIFIPFHFVECAANRLTIAALDPFAKMPEFKVCAAKVEPIPVEKKAPVAAKVPAGGH from the coding sequence ATGGATGTTAAACTTGTACCGACGATATGCCCGTACTGTGGCTGTGGCTGCGGGCTAAACCTCGTCGTGAAGGATGGTAAAGTGGTGGGGGTTGAGCCCTGGAAGAGGCACCCGGTGAACGAGGGTAAGCTCTGTCCGAAGGGCAACTTCGCCCACGAGTTTATTCACAGGGATGACAGGCTTACCACCCCGCTCATAAAGAAGAATGGAAAGTTTGAGCCGGCAACGTGGGATGAGGCCTTATCGCTCATTGCGTCGAAGTTTAAGGAGATAAAGTCGAAGTATGGGCCGGACGCCATGGCGTGCTTCGCCTCCGCCAGGGTGACGAACGAAGAGAACTATCTAATGCAAAAGTTCGCCCGCGTGGCGCTTGAGACCGCAAACATAGACCACTGTGCCAGGCTTTGCCACGGCACGACGGTCGCGGGATTGGCGAAATCGCTAGGAAGCGGCGCCATGACGAACTCGATAAAGGACATCGAGGAAGCGAAGACGATTTTCATCATCGGCTCCAACACGTTCGAGGACCACCCGCTGATCGCCAGAAGGGTTGTCAGGGCGAAGCAGGCCGGGGCCACGCTCATCGTGGCCGACCCCAGGTTCAACATGACCGCAAAGCAGGCCGACATCTACGTACAGTTCAGGAGCGGCTCGGACGTCGCTTTGATAAACGCCATGATGTACGTCATACTGTCCGAGGGCCTCGAGGACAAGGAGTTCATCAAGAACAGGACGAAGGGCTTCGACGCCCTGAAGGAAGAGGTCATGAAGTGCCCGCCGGAGTGGGCTGAGCCCATCACTGGCGTCCCCGCGGACACGATAAGAAAGATAGCGAGGCTCTACGCCACGAACAAGCCGTCTGCGATAATATACTCGATGGGCGTCACCCAGCACTCGACTGGAACGGATAACGTCCTGTCCATGTCTAACCTGGCCATGCTCACCGGCAACATTGGGAAGCGCGGCTCGGGCGTAAACCCGCTCAGGGGCCAGAACAACGTCCAGGGCGCCTGCGACATGGGAGCGCTGCCGAACGTCGTTACAGGCTACCAGGCCGTCATAAACCCGGAGCTGAGGGCTAAGGTCTGCGGCGTGTGGGGCGTAAAGGACATACCCGGCAAGGTGGGCCTCACCATCGTGGAGGTCATGAACGCCGCCGAAGAGGGCAAGGTCAAGTCTCTATATATTATGGGCGAGAACCCGATGATATCGGACCCCGATGTGAACCACGTCGAGCACGCCCTGAAGAAGCTCGAGTTCCTCGTGGTGCAGGACATCTTCATGACGGAGACGGCGGCCTTAGCGCACGTCGTGCTCCCCGCTGCATCGTTCGCCGAGAAGGACGGCACTTTCACGAACACCGAGAGGCGCGTACAGCTCTTAAGGCCCGCGGTTAAGCCGCCCGGACAGGCGAAGCCGGACTGGGAGATAATATGCCTGCTCGCCCAGAAGATGGGAGTGAAAGGGTTCGACTTCAAGTCCCAGGAGGAGGTATTCGAGGAGATAAGGAAGGTAACCCCGCAGTACGCTGGCATGACCTACGAGAGGCTCCGAAAGCCCGAGGCGCTGCACTGGCCGTGCCCGGACACGTCTCACCCAGGCACGCCAATCCTGCACATGGCGAAGTTCAGCCACCCGGACGGGCTGGGCATATTCTTCGGCGTTCCATTCAAGTACCAGGCCGAGAGGCCGGACGCGGAGTACCCGCTCATCCTCACCACGGGCCGCATACTGTTCCACTACCATACTGGCAGCATGACAAGGCGCTCTCCAACGCTCGATAACGAGGTCAAGACCGGCTTCGTCGAGATAAACACCGAGGACGCGAAGGCGCTCGGAGTGAAGGACGGCGACAAGGTCAAGGTCAAGACCAGGCGTGGCGAGATAGAGATAGCGGCGAGGGTAACCCCTAACATCATGAAGGGCATCATCTTCATACCGTTCCACTTCGTGGAGTGCGCGGCTAACAGGCTGACCATCGCTGCGCTGGACCCGTTCGCCAAGATGCCCGAGTTCAAGGTGTGCGCGGCGAAGGTAGAGCCGATACCGGTTGAGAAGAAGGCGCCCGTTGCCGCCAAGGTGCCCGCAGGAGGTCATTAA
- a CDS encoding formate/nitrite transporter family protein: MAFKAPLDISKAASSAGCTKCSIKLDKLLLLGFLAGAYIAFGALLSEIVAGGMLSGGKIGDMAVVMPPGLLKFAAGAVFPVGLMLVVIAGSELFTGNCMFLPIGVLNKEGTWTGLAINWIVVYIGNLIGSIFVAYFLAYQSGLFNTAPFAVWATANVANAKAGLDFWTAFLRGIGCNWLVCLAVWLALSADDIISKIFSCWFPIMAFVTIGFEHSVANMFFIPLGIFIANDPNIVAKAGLTAAQTSNLVGMHGWYNFFVTNLIPVTLGNIVGGAIFVSLIYWWVYLRSPLVTVKVGEPAKAAPQAK, encoded by the coding sequence ATGGCATTTAAAGCACCCTTAGACATTAGTAAGGCGGCTTCATCCGCCGGATGTACTAAATGTAGCATCAAATTAGATAAGCTGCTACTGCTGGGCTTCCTCGCTGGCGCATACATCGCCTTTGGTGCGTTGCTCAGTGAGATCGTCGCAGGTGGCATGCTATCCGGAGGCAAGATCGGAGACATGGCGGTGGTGATGCCGCCGGGCCTGCTGAAGTTCGCCGCTGGTGCGGTGTTCCCCGTGGGCCTCATGCTCGTCGTCATAGCAGGCTCCGAGCTCTTTACCGGAAACTGCATGTTCCTACCTATAGGCGTTTTGAACAAAGAAGGCACGTGGACCGGGCTTGCGATAAACTGGATAGTTGTTTATATCGGTAACCTTATTGGGTCCATCTTTGTCGCTTATTTCCTGGCATACCAGAGCGGGCTCTTCAACACTGCGCCGTTCGCAGTATGGGCCACGGCCAACGTAGCAAACGCGAAGGCAGGGCTGGACTTCTGGACGGCCTTCCTGCGAGGCATCGGGTGTAACTGGCTCGTCTGCCTGGCCGTGTGGCTGGCGCTGAGCGCTGACGACATAATAAGCAAGATATTCTCCTGCTGGTTCCCGATAATGGCCTTCGTCACGATCGGCTTCGAGCACAGCGTCGCGAACATGTTCTTCATCCCGCTGGGCATATTCATCGCCAACGATCCAAATATAGTGGCCAAGGCAGGCCTGACGGCAGCCCAGACCAGCAACCTTGTGGGGATGCACGGGTGGTACAACTTCTTTGTGACGAACCTGATACCCGTCACGCTGGGCAACATCGTGGGCGGCGCGATCTTCGTGAGCCTCATCTACTGGTGGGTATACCTCAGGTCCCCGCTCGTCACGGTCAAGGTCGGAGAGCCGGCAAAGGCTGCTCCACAGGCAAAGTAA
- the frhA gene encoding coenzyme F420 hydrogenase subunit alpha, protein MSQVVVSPTTRHEGRSKLVLEVDDNGIVTQGNYLSTTPVRGFEKFITGKAMEFAPVASSRFCGICPITHATASSESIERALGIMPPKDGLVLRQLCNLGNRLHSHPLHELLILPDFVKDPNAAMAATVRIQKMRKIGQGIVDITGGEAIHAPNIRIGGMQKNISEAAKRKIIQMLNDYEPLMKEQVDFMLKTLKGNTEVPKKLGVHDRELMATDVNYGNSDVFETEYFYRFSEITPKSYYPGDIGLEACTSIPLIGGRTVEGGPRARLVKYKGFSQKDCGDFDVRGAMAINIARAMEIPLAHARARELIQQLDTTKPTLTKPPESGGDGKTLGVAANEAPRGVNVHTAKVKDGKITYYNCLVATTWNIPTVGKACEGQHYKWAEYVVRAYDPCVSCATHMIVLKEGKVVKEAMI, encoded by the coding sequence TTGAGTCAAGTAGTAGTATCACCGACAACTCGACACGAAGGACGCTCAAAACTCGTCCTTGAAGTTGACGACAACGGGATAGTGACTCAGGGCAACTATTTGAGTACCACTCCCGTTAGAGGATTCGAGAAATTTATTACAGGAAAAGCTATGGAGTTCGCGCCGGTGGCGTCCTCCAGGTTTTGCGGCATTTGCCCCATCACCCACGCTACCGCGTCGTCGGAGAGCATCGAGAGGGCGCTCGGCATCATGCCGCCCAAGGACGGCCTGGTGCTAAGGCAGCTTTGCAATCTTGGTAATAGGCTTCACAGCCACCCGCTGCATGAGCTGCTCATCCTGCCGGACTTCGTGAAGGACCCGAACGCAGCGATGGCCGCCACCGTCCGCATCCAGAAGATGAGGAAGATCGGCCAGGGCATCGTAGACATCACCGGCGGAGAGGCAATACACGCCCCGAACATAAGGATCGGCGGCATGCAGAAGAACATCTCCGAGGCTGCGAAGCGCAAGATCATTCAGATGCTTAACGATTACGAGCCCCTCATGAAGGAGCAGGTCGACTTTATGCTGAAGACCCTTAAGGGGAACACCGAGGTCCCGAAGAAGCTCGGCGTCCACGACAGGGAGCTTATGGCAACCGATGTCAACTATGGCAACTCCGACGTCTTTGAGACGGAATACTTCTATAGGTTCAGCGAGATAACACCTAAGTCCTACTATCCGGGCGATATTGGCCTTGAGGCGTGCACCAGCATACCGCTGATAGGAGGAAGGACGGTCGAAGGAGGCCCGAGGGCCCGCCTGGTGAAGTATAAGGGCTTCAGCCAGAAGGACTGTGGCGACTTCGACGTGAGGGGAGCCATGGCAATAAACATCGCCAGGGCGATGGAGATACCATTGGCGCATGCCAGGGCCCGTGAATTAATACAGCAGCTGGACACGACCAAGCCAACGCTGACGAAGCCGCCCGAGTCTGGCGGCGATGGCAAGACCCTGGGCGTCGCGGCGAACGAGGCCCCGAGAGGCGTCAACGTCCACACCGCGAAGGTGAAGGATGGCAAGATCACTTATTACAACTGTCTCGTGGCCACGACCTGGAACATACCCACGGTTGGAAAGGCGTGCGAAGGACAGCACTATAAGTGGGCTGAATACGTGGTCAGGGCTTACGACCCGTGCGTATCGTGCGCTACCCATATGATAGTGCTAAAGGAGGGCAAGGTCGTAAAAGAGGCCATGATATGA
- the frhD gene encoding coenzyme F420-reducing hydrogenase, FrhD protein, producing the protein MILEAETLVVGCGNILFQDDGFGPRVAQELSKYELPPDIRVIDAGTGAPHLIFTLLDETCKKLIILDCISWGAAPGTLRKFSVDELPKGKFVDAHNWTLSEPLHGLKDKIDIVVIGCQPARVSEPDIVMELTPEVEQAIPGAIEMVMEELGIDYGTVRQAEEPIRRSAQGGA; encoded by the coding sequence ATGATCCTTGAGGCGGAAACCCTCGTAGTCGGCTGTGGCAACATACTATTCCAGGACGATGGTTTCGGTCCGCGAGTGGCTCAGGAGCTTTCAAAGTACGAATTACCGCCTGACATAAGGGTAATAGATGCGGGAACGGGTGCCCCCCACCTCATCTTTACCCTTCTCGACGAGACCTGCAAGAAACTAATAATACTGGACTGTATAAGCTGGGGCGCCGCCCCGGGGACTTTGAGAAAGTTTTCGGTGGACGAGCTGCCAAAGGGAAAGTTCGTAGATGCCCACAACTGGACCTTGAGCGAGCCGCTGCACGGCCTCAAGGATAAGATAGACATCGTGGTCATCGGCTGCCAGCCGGCAAGGGTTTCTGAACCGGACATCGTCATGGAGCTCACCCCAGAGGTGGAGCAGGCGATTCCGGGAGCCATCGAGATGGTAATGGAAGAGCTAGGGATCGATTATGGGACTGTTAGACAAGCTGAAGAGCCTATTCGGAGGAGCGCCCAAGGCGGCGCCTGA
- the frhG gene encoding coenzyme F420 hydrogenase subunit gamma — MTKPKVAYVHLSGCTGCLVSLADTYEKLLDVLGAVDMVYNLTLADARTLPEGKFDIAIVEGAVCLQDEESVHLIKEAREKAGLVVAYGDCAATGNVLNNSRGGQWNQPQHESFVPINRVIKVDAYIPGCPPSPEIIYNFCIAAVTGDTEYLKPFMANEAGGYHCGCDLNTRIIENSLCMGCGTCAASCPTRAIEMVYGRPSFNNIRCIKCGACSFACPRSFLPVNKIKGQIV, encoded by the coding sequence GTGACTAAGCCAAAAGTTGCATATGTTCATCTAAGCGGCTGCACGGGCTGTCTGGTATCGCTCGCGGACACCTATGAGAAGCTGCTCGACGTCCTGGGCGCAGTGGACATGGTTTATAACCTGACGCTTGCGGATGCCAGGACCTTACCCGAGGGTAAGTTCGATATAGCTATCGTCGAAGGGGCGGTCTGTCTCCAGGACGAGGAAAGCGTGCACCTGATAAAGGAGGCAAGGGAGAAGGCGGGGCTCGTAGTGGCCTATGGCGACTGCGCGGCCACCGGAAACGTTCTGAACAACAGCCGTGGCGGCCAGTGGAACCAGCCCCAGCACGAGTCGTTCGTGCCCATTAATAGGGTCATAAAAGTAGATGCATACATACCCGGCTGTCCGCCATCGCCAGAGATAATATACAACTTCTGCATCGCGGCGGTAACCGGCGACACCGAGTACCTGAAGCCGTTCATGGCGAACGAGGCTGGCGGCTACCACTGCGGCTGCGACCTGAACACGAGGATTATCGAGAACTCGCTGTGCATGGGCTGCGGCACCTGCGCTGCAAGCTGCCCGACCCGGGCCATCGAGATGGTCTACGGCAGGCCCAGCTTTAACAACATAAGGTGCATTAAGTGCGGCGCATGCTCGTTCGCCTGCCCGAGGAGCTTCCTGCCGGTGAACAAGATAAAAGGACAGATAGTGTGA
- the frhB gene encoding coenzyme F420 hydrogenase subunit beta, giving the protein MPFGTYKEVMALKAKDSKITGVSQDGGVVTALLCYALDKGVIDGALVAGKGETPWLPKPTIATTKEEIMAAAGTKYTINPVVSVIKDAVREQGLEKLAVVGTPCQIYAVQKMRLYPVGARHIPDKIALTIGIFCTENFSYAGLRTIIEDHCKVPVDSVTKMEIGGGKFKVKAAGKEVAIPIKETHKYEQEGCHVCSDLTAEFADISTGSIGTPEGWSTVFTRTTKGKDLLAKALADGIFEKKSMDEFKSPTAPPAPGKKPIKTGLDLLEQMDKQKKDKAKKTFDERKAMGLFVTPEILY; this is encoded by the coding sequence ATGCCATTCGGAACTTACAAGGAAGTAATGGCCCTTAAGGCCAAGGACTCGAAGATAACTGGCGTCTCCCAGGATGGCGGCGTCGTCACCGCGTTGCTGTGCTATGCGCTGGACAAGGGGGTCATCGATGGCGCCCTGGTGGCTGGCAAGGGCGAGACCCCGTGGCTGCCCAAGCCGACCATAGCGACCACCAAGGAGGAGATAATGGCGGCTGCGGGCACCAAGTACACAATAAACCCCGTGGTGTCCGTCATAAAGGACGCCGTGCGTGAGCAGGGCCTGGAAAAGCTCGCCGTAGTCGGGACCCCGTGCCAGATATACGCTGTCCAGAAGATGAGGCTGTACCCGGTCGGAGCGAGGCACATCCCGGATAAGATCGCCTTAACAATAGGCATCTTCTGCACCGAGAACTTCTCCTACGCGGGCCTCAGGACTATCATCGAGGACCACTGCAAGGTGCCCGTCGACTCCGTCACGAAGATGGAGATAGGCGGAGGCAAGTTCAAGGTCAAGGCGGCCGGCAAGGAGGTTGCAATACCGATCAAGGAGACCCACAAGTATGAGCAGGAGGGCTGCCACGTCTGCAGCGACCTGACCGCCGAGTTCGCGGACATAAGCACCGGCTCCATCGGCACCCCTGAGGGATGGTCGACGGTGTTCACCAGGACTACCAAGGGTAAGGACCTGCTCGCTAAGGCGCTGGCAGACGGCATTTTCGAGAAGAAGTCCATGGATGAGTTCAAGTCGCCCACGGCTCCCCCGGCTCCGGGCAAGAAGCCGATAAAGACTGGCCTCGACCTGCTGGAGCAGATGGACAAGCAGAAGAAGGATAAGGCGAAGAAGACCTTTGATGAGCGGAAGGCTATGGGCCTCTTCGTGACTCCTGAGATACTTTACTAA